A genomic segment from Bombus huntii isolate Logan2020A chromosome 13, iyBomHunt1.1, whole genome shotgun sequence encodes:
- the LOC126872635 gene encoding piggyBac transposable element-derived protein 4-like, protein MPKLHIFDEQNAGVKGNLNPESTPLDVFQMIFSEELVAQITEQTNNYFKCVQQCTAYKKNSRLTNWKDASVPEMYVFLCISMLMPRSKKLSLREYWSTDKLLKSNIFRKIMARDRYMVLLHMLHFNDNNTANLLLYKGRCYSRQFIPSKRSRFGIKLFLLSDCETNYVLNFITYTGQKTNISRSNTAIGISGDVVMTLLQLYLGKGYTLITDNWYTSPRLYTLLHENKTNAFGTVRKNRRDMLHMEEKLKRGETCYRSTGILLAMKWHDKKAVRMLSSAHGAALIESEKRDYRTGLYKKKPSCIADYNSNMSAVDRVNMILSTLNSPRKTIKWYKKLFFHLLDLAIYNAYILYQKSTASKQKFNEFHLALIRDILRKYFQRRSMVGGGKRKSEDLPFRLIDRHFPSKCPNRAGTTQLSRRKCVVCVKNKRRNDTRYECRKCAVRLCIDKCFESFHT, encoded by the coding sequence ATGCCTAAACTACATATCTTTGACGAACAAAATGCAGGAGTAAAAGGAAATCTGAATCCAGAATCAACACCTTTAGACGTCTTTCAAATGATATTTTCGGAAGAATTGGTCGCTCAAATTACCGAGCAGACaaacaattatttcaaatGCGTACAACAGTGTACAgcatataaaaagaattccCGTTTGACGAAttggaaggatgcttcagtcCCTGAAATGTACgtatttttatgcatttcaaTGCTAATGCCACGTTCGAAGAAACTGTCTTTGAGAGAATATTGGTCTACGGACAAACTGTTGAAAAGCAATATTTTCCGCAAAATAATGGCACGAGATCGATACATGGTATTATTACACATGTTGCACTTTAACGATAATAATACAGCAAATCTTTTGCTGTACAAGGGCAGATGTTATTCTAGACAGTTTATACCATCCAAGAGAAGTAGGTTCGgcattaaattatttctccTTAGTGACTGTGAAACGAATTATGTATTGAACTTCATAACGTATACTGGACAAAAAACAAACATTAGTAGAAGTAACACTGCCATTGGAATCTCTGGAGATGTTGTGATGACGCTGCTTCAGCTATATCTTGGAAAGGGCTATACACTAATTACGGATAATTGGTACACGAGTCCACGTTTATATACCTTATTACACGAAAACAAAACCAACGCATTTGGAACCGTTCGTAAAAATAGGAGAGATATGCTCCACATGGAAGAAAAGTTGAAGAGAGGAGAAACGTGCTACCGATCGACTGGCATTTTATTGGCAATGAAATGGCATGATAAAAAGGCGGTTCGGATGTTGTCTTCTGCACATGGAGCTGCATTGATTGAATCTGAGAAAAGGGATTATCGTACAGGATTATATAAGAAGAAACCATCATGTATTGCCGACTATAATTCCAACATGAGTGCTGTAGATAGAGTTAATATGATCTTGAGTACACTCAATTCCCCAAGGAAAACTATAAAGTGgtacaaaaaattatttttccacTTGTTAGATTTAGCGATATATAAtgcgtatattttatatcaaaaatcTACTGCttcgaaacaaaaatttaatgaatttcatttAGCGTTGATAAGAGacattttacgaaaatatttccaacgtAGAAGCATGGTAGGAGGAGGAAAGAGAAAGTCTGAGGATTTACCATTTCGTTTAATTGATAGGCATTTTCCATCAAAATGCCCTAATCGTGCCGGCACAACACAATTATCAAGAAGAAAATGTGTTGTTTGTGTGAAAAATAAGAGAAGGAACGACACGCGATACGAATGCAGAAAATGCGCTGTCAGATTATGTATCGATAAATGTTTTGAAAGTTTTCACACGTAA